AACTCGAAGTAACTGAAATTAAGGTCTCTGAGCATGTACAGTGCAAAATATGGTGATGAGAAAGAGACGCTGAAATTTGTTATAGCGAAGAAAAAAGAAAATTTGGCATAGTTTGACTTTGGTGCGCGTCGCAAAAACTGCCAAAACGAAAAAACATCCTCAGGTTGAACGCGATATGGTGGGTCATCATAACGATGTATCCAAAATGCCGAACAAAAACGAGCCAACATGGCAATAATAAAAATGACAAGAAAACCAAGGGCGGCTTGCTCGGCATTTTTGAAGAAATGGAGGATGCTGCCGGCCAGCAGTAGACTGATAAAACTGCTCATCCCAGTTAGTCGGTTGCGGTTGCCGAAAAATCTACCTCGAATTTTAATAGGAACCAGGTCGCCCATGAGGCTGCTCCAGACAGGATATATGAAACCGGTTGCTATATGATTGATGGTTACCAGGCAGATAAGTGAAATTGTGCCAAAATTGCCCGGCCCAAAAAGAAAAGGAAGCAGTGCCACTGGTAGCCAGATTGCGCCCTGGAAGAGTGACCAGAAAAAAATAATGTTTTTGCGGCTTTGAAAACGATCAAGTGAAAGGGCGCTTATCCACTGCGATATTGCTTCACATAGGAGAGGCAGTGCCGCAAGTAGCCCGATCTGAAGTGTTGTTGCTCGCAGGAAAATACCAAAAGCGCCGAGGTAGGATTCGCCAGCACCGAGCATAATGGCATGATATATCCCATCATTGATCGATGCCGTAAGCGGTTTGGCTGTACCTTCTTCTGGTGGGTTTTGACTATCGCTCATGATGTGTCATTTTAATAAGCACCCTTTAACAGCATGGCGTAAACTCCGTATGAAAGAATTCTTGAGAGACGAAAAAAGGGGAATGCCCCATGCGAGACATCCCCCTCCTGATAAAAAAAGAAAATATTTAAGCTAGATTTCTTCTGATAAGGCCATAACCATGGCACCTTTAGCGGTAGTATTGAGAGGGTCTTTGGCTATTCGTACTTCAGAAATATTGATCGGAAGATCAACTTCGTTTAAAGTTTTTTCAAACAACTCTTTGAAACCAACGGGCAAAACAGTTCCGCCGCTTAAGGAAATCGGAATTGATGTGTTAATCTTAGGAATTTTATCAGTTTTGAGTAACACATCTTTAAGGCTGTGTAAGAGACTGCTTACCAGTTCGATGTAGTAGATCTCTAAGGCAGTCTCCACACGACCTTTTGGCGGTTTGTTCAAACTAAATGATTTCTCTTTAATTGATTTAATGGTA
The Desulfobulbaceae bacterium genome window above contains:
- a CDS encoding MFS transporter, with the translated sequence MSDSQNPPEEGTAKPLTASINDGIYHAIMLGAGESYLGAFGIFLRATTLQIGLLAALPLLCEAISQWISALSLDRFQSRKNIIFFWSLFQGAIWLPVALLPFLFGPGNFGTISLICLVTINHIATGFIYPVWSSLMGDLVPIKIRGRFFGNRNRLTGMSSFISLLLAGSILHFFKNAEQAALGFLVIFIIAMLARFCSAFWIHRYDDPPYRVQPEDVFSFWQFLRRAPKSNYAKFSFFFAITNFSVSFSSPYFALYMLRDLNFSYFEFTAISGLATLFQFLTFRYWGEISDRFGNKKILTLCGFGIAIVPICWVFSENIIYICSIQIFAGAVWAGFNLAAANFIYDACSPPKRARCVAYRGVINGFFVLAGSMSGGVVAKLLPPDFSIGPFHFSHALLFVFLVSGLLRLMTATFFLKIFHEVREVEPIRSRELIFRVSHIKPIAGATFNLMTYFFRDQKQHTEKDKKLIE